A portion of the Bactrocera neohumeralis isolate Rockhampton chromosome 2, APGP_CSIRO_Bneo_wtdbg2-racon-allhic-juicebox.fasta_v2, whole genome shotgun sequence genome contains these proteins:
- the LOC126751661 gene encoding mitochondrial dicarboxylate carrier, with the protein MSSTKTQRQGRWYFGGIASAGAACCTHPLDLIKVTLQTQQGKLSVLQLTVKVVREQGVFALYNGLSASVLRQMTYSMTRFGIYESGKQQINTDTFLGKITLAGLAGTAGGIVGTPADMVNVRMQNDVKLPPEQRRNYKNAIDGLIKVYRHEGFTRLFSGATTATGRGVLMTIGQIAFYDQIKAMLLDTPYFKDDLATHFSASLAAGAIATTLTQPLDVLKTRSMNAKPGEFKGLWDIVKFTARLGPLGFFKGYIPAFVRLGPHTIITFVFLEQLRLNFGILPKVEASVVAAQ; encoded by the exons ATGTCCAGTACAAAGACACAACGTCAAGGTCGTTGGTATTTCGGTGGTATTGCCAGTGCCGGTGCCGCTTGCTGTACACATCCGTTGGACTTGATAAAGGTGACGTTGCAAACACAGCAGGGCAAATTGTCTGTGTTACAGCTAACCGTTAAAGTTGTGAGGGAACAAG gCGTTTTCGCACTCTACAATGGCTTGTCTGCTTCCGTCCTTCGTCAAATGACATACTCAATGACGCGTTTCGGTATTTATGAATCAGGGAAGCAACAAATCAATACCGATACATTCCTCGGCAAAATCACCCTTGCAGGTTTGGCTGGCACTGCCGGTGGTATTGTCGGCACTCCGGCCGACATGGTGAATGTACGCATGCAAAACGATGTCAAATTGCCGCCAGAACAGCGCAGAAA CTACAAAAATGCGATCGATGGTTTAATCAAAGTATATCGCCATGAAGGATTCACACGTCTATTTTCGGGCGCTACCACCGCCACCGGCAGAGGAGTTCTTATGACAATTGGTCAAATAGCATTCTATGATCAA ATCAAAGCAATGTTGCTGGACACACCCTACTTCAAGGATGATTTGGCAACACATTTCAGTGCATCATTGGCGGCTGGTGCTATTGCGACAACTCTGACACAGCCACTAGATGTGCTGAAGACACGTTCCATGAACGCTAAACCGGGTGAATTCAAGGGCTTATGGGATATTGTCAAGTTCACAGCGCGTTTGGGTCCGCTCGGCTTTTTCAAGGGCTACATACCGGCATTTGTGCGCCTAGGTCCACACACAATTATCACATTTGTTTTCTTGGAACAATTGCGTTTAAACTTTGGCATTTTGCCAAAAGTAGAGGCTTCCGTCGTGGCTGCACAATAA
- the LOC126751676 gene encoding uncharacterized protein LOC126751676, which produces MAASVLFACGLNEQKLPKFVHISEESNCDGSFLFSCILGQRLRISNAGTVLVCLQHNYQHYFHAGMRLGYNVNIFLDKTLNVVDPLTDMAEKGMASKWLQDERQVTTLLLDGIRDYISASAAQRISTTILVDNLAILLNLGATKEEIIQLCHELAELPKQYKNLAVITKLSNCDLYAPIDNCVAKLGTLRIRATQLKSGVSRDVDGKLLIERELTANGVKDEGEEQEAQQNGGYELEQMRKEVLYKVNDRNIKIINPGELGVKV; this is translated from the coding sequence ATGGCTGCATCCGTGCTCTTCGCTTGCGGCTTGAACGAGCAAAAACTGCCAAAATTCGTGCACATCAGTGAGGAGTCGAACTGCGACGGCAGCTTCCTCTTCAGCTGCATACTCGGCCAACGGCTGCGCATCTCCAACGCCGGCACGGTGCTGGTGTGCCTGCAGCACAACTATCAGCATTACTTCCATGCCGGCATGCGTCTCGGTTACAATGTGAATATCTTCCTCGACAAAACGCTGAATGTTGTGGATCCACTAACGGATATGGCTGAAAAGGGTATGGCCAGCAAGTGGCTGCAGGATGAACGGCAGGTCACAACGTTACTGCTCGACGGCATCCGCGATTACATTAGCGCCAGTGCCGCACAACGCATCAGCACAACAATTTTGGTTGATAATTTGGCGATTTTATTGAATTTGGGCGCCACCAAGGAGGAGATCATCCAGCTGTGTCATGAGTTGGCGGAATTGCCGAAGCAGTATAAGAATTTGGCGGTGATCACGAAGTTGAGCAATTGCGACTTATATGCGCCGATCGATAACTGTGTGGCGAAGTTGGGCACGTTGCGCATACGTGCGACACAGCTGAAGAGTGGCGTGTCACGTGATGTGGATGGTAAACTGTTGATCGAGCGTGAGTTGACTGCCAATGGTGTGAAGGACGAAGGCGAAGAGCAGGAAGCgcaacaaaatggcggctacgAACTCGAGCAAATGCGCAAAGAGGTGCTGTACAAAGTAAACGACAGAAATATAAAGATCATTAATCCCGGTGAATTGGGTGTGAAAGTTTGA
- the LOC126759326 gene encoding histone-lysine N-methyltransferase PR-Set7 isoform X2, producing the protein MVRRRATKVAALTGGGARSANSNLLENGELKSTVGCTHLDEQYFASPKRKDCKIDNCLMEKLGNKEHQSEKEVKTHGKTKSSSSATGKVRAERGGIAGRTIENFFKAKTAANNAKLEETSVTRTESISCTENEEYLYDELPHYNNIQPSTPDTPCELDEDTNDSEFCSQLTEETVFGSDFLTHRSQLRDSHSSTGSACTNISNSENIFLQEPVLTLNVDKTPNQASSIKINTSLEVEPIFSSPPALTSALNGRFNQIVTLNISPCKKLNTFSCEAPNMAIVGLHEDDLVEELLPEQEKEQDIENDNDNSSCDSGVAFTTTVNRDMLLTEQNDKIVSVATDNGNKHRRKPATPHRIVCPSPIKTMPPMISPMRAAVNGRISSPSGRKLNKEHLSPRKSPRKMASANSKTRRRLNTPKELSALNNTEEAVKLLPEECAVAVNYNEPTKFIQHEINDCEKREQQQQQKCATIMNTLKQPQKLVAPKSHVVKMQTHKSKLVNGRPLATTNNNHSLKECFPVRRSVRKTKTAVNEEIMRNLERAILEERADGLKVAHFEGKGRGVVAERHFQRGEFVVEYIGDLIPLTEASAREKRYALDENAGCYMYYFRHQNQQYCIDATADTGKLGRLVNHSRNGNLITKVVVVKQRPHLILVAKDDIEPGEELTYDYGDRSKESLLHHPWLAF; encoded by the exons ATGGTGCGTCGTCGCGCTACCAAAGTTGCAGCGCTTACTGGCGGAGGTGCGCGAAGCGCCAATAGTAATTTGTTAGAAAATGGTGAACTCAAATCTACGGTTGGTTGTACACATTTGGACGAACAATACTTTGCCAGTCCTAAACGCAAAGACTGTAAAATTGATAACTGCTTGATGGAAAAGCTCGGTAATAAAGAACATCAGTCCGAAAAAGAAGTGAAAACACACGGAAAAACTAAATCATCGTCATCAGCAACTGGCAAGGTTCGAGCCGAAAGAGGAGGTATTGCAGGCCGTACGATTG aaaattttttcaaagctaAAACTGCTGCCAATAATGCTAAATTAGAAGAGACTTCCGTTACAAGAACTGAAAGCATAAGCTGCACAGAAAACGAAGAATACTTGTATGATGAGTTGCCCCACTACAATAATATTCAGCCATCAACACCAGATACACCATGCGAACTTGACGAAGACACAAATGATAGTGAATTTTGTTCACAGCTGACAGAGGAGACAGTATTCGGCAGTGATTTTCTTACACATCGCTCACAATTACGTGACAGCCACTCGTCAACTGGCAGTGCATGTACAAATATCAGCAACTCGGAAAACATATTTCTACAAGAACCCGTACTAACTTTGAATGTCGACAAAACGCCAAATCAAGCGTCATCCATAAAGATAAATACGTCACTAGAGGTGGAGCCGATCTTTTCATCACCACCCGCACTTACGTCTGCACTTAATGGGCGTTTCAATCAAATTGTGACACTCAACATTTCGCCGTGCAAGAAACTTAACACATTCTCTTGTGAAGCACCAAATATGGCCATTGTAGGCTTACATGAGGATGATTTGGTAGAAGAGTTATTACCTGAACAGGAAAAAGAACAAGACATTGAGAATGATAATGACAATAGTTCTTGCGATAGTGGTGTTGCTTTTACTACCACAGTAAATAGAGATATGCTGTTGACAGAACAAAATGACAAGATCGTGTCAGTGGCGACGGATAATGGCAATAAGCATAGAAGAAAACCAGCAACACCACATCGTATTGTATGTCCTTCACCAATTAAAACTATGCCACCTATGATCTCACCTATGCGTGCTGCTGTGAACGGTAGAATCTCGTCACCATCAGGACGTAAACTTAACAAAGAACATTTATCGCCGCGGAAATCCCCACGTAAAATGGCGTCTGCCAATTCTAAAACACGTCGAAGGCTGAACACACCAAAAGAGCTTAGCGCACTAAATAACACCGAGGAAGCAGTTAAGTTGTTACCTGAGGAATGTGCAGTCGCTGTG AATTATAATGAGCCAACTAAGTTTATACAACATGAGATCAACGATTGCGAGAaacgtgaacaacaacaacaacaaaaatgcgcCACAATAATGAATACATTGAAACAACCACAAAAACTAGTGGCACCAAAATCACATGTGGTCAAAATGCAAACACACAAATCGAAATTGGTGAACGGTCGACCACTTGCCACAACAAATAACAATCACTCCTTAAAAGAATGCTTCCCCGTGCGTCGTAGTGTACGCAAAACTAAAACTGCCGTTAATGAAGAGATCATGCGCAATCTGGAGCGGGCTATTCTCGAAGAACGCGCCGATGGACTGAAGGTGGCACATTTTGAGGGCAAAGGTCGCGGTGTTGTAGCCGAACGACACTTTCAACGCGGTGAATTCGTTGTGGAGTATATTGGTGATCTTATACCGTTGACCGAGGCGAGTGCGCGCGAGAAGCGTTATGCATTGGACGAGAACGCAGGCTGTTACATGTACTATTTTCGGCATCAAAATCAACAGTATTGCATTGATGCAACTGCGGATACCGGTAAATTGGGACGACTTGTGAATCATTCACGTAATGGCAATCTCATTACAAAAGTGGTCGTGGTAAAGCAACGGCCACACCTGATATTAGTAGCAAAAGATGACATAGAGCCGGGCGAAGAATTAACCTACGATTATGGTGATCGTTCCAAAGAATCGCTACTGCATCATCCTTGGCTGGCTTTCTAG
- the LOC126759326 gene encoding histone-lysine N-methyltransferase PR-Set7 isoform X1, protein MVRRRATKVAALTGGGARSANSNLLENGELKSTVGCTHLDEQYFASPKRKDCKIDNCLMEKLGNKEHQSEKEVKTHGKTKSSSSATGKVRAERGGIAGRTIGVPLATRSQTRTIENFFKAKTAANNAKLEETSVTRTESISCTENEEYLYDELPHYNNIQPSTPDTPCELDEDTNDSEFCSQLTEETVFGSDFLTHRSQLRDSHSSTGSACTNISNSENIFLQEPVLTLNVDKTPNQASSIKINTSLEVEPIFSSPPALTSALNGRFNQIVTLNISPCKKLNTFSCEAPNMAIVGLHEDDLVEELLPEQEKEQDIENDNDNSSCDSGVAFTTTVNRDMLLTEQNDKIVSVATDNGNKHRRKPATPHRIVCPSPIKTMPPMISPMRAAVNGRISSPSGRKLNKEHLSPRKSPRKMASANSKTRRRLNTPKELSALNNTEEAVKLLPEECAVAVNYNEPTKFIQHEINDCEKREQQQQQKCATIMNTLKQPQKLVAPKSHVVKMQTHKSKLVNGRPLATTNNNHSLKECFPVRRSVRKTKTAVNEEIMRNLERAILEERADGLKVAHFEGKGRGVVAERHFQRGEFVVEYIGDLIPLTEASAREKRYALDENAGCYMYYFRHQNQQYCIDATADTGKLGRLVNHSRNGNLITKVVVVKQRPHLILVAKDDIEPGEELTYDYGDRSKESLLHHPWLAF, encoded by the exons ATGGTGCGTCGTCGCGCTACCAAAGTTGCAGCGCTTACTGGCGGAGGTGCGCGAAGCGCCAATAGTAATTTGTTAGAAAATGGTGAACTCAAATCTACGGTTGGTTGTACACATTTGGACGAACAATACTTTGCCAGTCCTAAACGCAAAGACTGTAAAATTGATAACTGCTTGATGGAAAAGCTCGGTAATAAAGAACATCAGTCCGAAAAAGAAGTGAAAACACACGGAAAAACTAAATCATCGTCATCAGCAACTGGCAAGGTTCGAGCCGAAAGAGGAGGTATTGCAGGCCGTACGATTG gtGTGCCTTTGGCCACTCGTTCACAAACACGtacaatagaaaattttttcaaagctaAAACTGCTGCCAATAATGCTAAATTAGAAGAGACTTCCGTTACAAGAACTGAAAGCATAAGCTGCACAGAAAACGAAGAATACTTGTATGATGAGTTGCCCCACTACAATAATATTCAGCCATCAACACCAGATACACCATGCGAACTTGACGAAGACACAAATGATAGTGAATTTTGTTCACAGCTGACAGAGGAGACAGTATTCGGCAGTGATTTTCTTACACATCGCTCACAATTACGTGACAGCCACTCGTCAACTGGCAGTGCATGTACAAATATCAGCAACTCGGAAAACATATTTCTACAAGAACCCGTACTAACTTTGAATGTCGACAAAACGCCAAATCAAGCGTCATCCATAAAGATAAATACGTCACTAGAGGTGGAGCCGATCTTTTCATCACCACCCGCACTTACGTCTGCACTTAATGGGCGTTTCAATCAAATTGTGACACTCAACATTTCGCCGTGCAAGAAACTTAACACATTCTCTTGTGAAGCACCAAATATGGCCATTGTAGGCTTACATGAGGATGATTTGGTAGAAGAGTTATTACCTGAACAGGAAAAAGAACAAGACATTGAGAATGATAATGACAATAGTTCTTGCGATAGTGGTGTTGCTTTTACTACCACAGTAAATAGAGATATGCTGTTGACAGAACAAAATGACAAGATCGTGTCAGTGGCGACGGATAATGGCAATAAGCATAGAAGAAAACCAGCAACACCACATCGTATTGTATGTCCTTCACCAATTAAAACTATGCCACCTATGATCTCACCTATGCGTGCTGCTGTGAACGGTAGAATCTCGTCACCATCAGGACGTAAACTTAACAAAGAACATTTATCGCCGCGGAAATCCCCACGTAAAATGGCGTCTGCCAATTCTAAAACACGTCGAAGGCTGAACACACCAAAAGAGCTTAGCGCACTAAATAACACCGAGGAAGCAGTTAAGTTGTTACCTGAGGAATGTGCAGTCGCTGTG AATTATAATGAGCCAACTAAGTTTATACAACATGAGATCAACGATTGCGAGAaacgtgaacaacaacaacaacaaaaatgcgcCACAATAATGAATACATTGAAACAACCACAAAAACTAGTGGCACCAAAATCACATGTGGTCAAAATGCAAACACACAAATCGAAATTGGTGAACGGTCGACCACTTGCCACAACAAATAACAATCACTCCTTAAAAGAATGCTTCCCCGTGCGTCGTAGTGTACGCAAAACTAAAACTGCCGTTAATGAAGAGATCATGCGCAATCTGGAGCGGGCTATTCTCGAAGAACGCGCCGATGGACTGAAGGTGGCACATTTTGAGGGCAAAGGTCGCGGTGTTGTAGCCGAACGACACTTTCAACGCGGTGAATTCGTTGTGGAGTATATTGGTGATCTTATACCGTTGACCGAGGCGAGTGCGCGCGAGAAGCGTTATGCATTGGACGAGAACGCAGGCTGTTACATGTACTATTTTCGGCATCAAAATCAACAGTATTGCATTGATGCAACTGCGGATACCGGTAAATTGGGACGACTTGTGAATCATTCACGTAATGGCAATCTCATTACAAAAGTGGTCGTGGTAAAGCAACGGCCACACCTGATATTAGTAGCAAAAGATGACATAGAGCCGGGCGAAGAATTAACCTACGATTATGGTGATCGTTCCAAAGAATCGCTACTGCATCATCCTTGGCTGGCTTTCTAG